Proteins co-encoded in one Dyadobacter sp. CECT 9275 genomic window:
- a CDS encoding PVC-type heme-binding CxxCH protein, with the protein MKALPLVILLFLFNLGFIFYKSEPTPATTLVKDEALKLVADEQQQTISVFRAGGKTPILVQNVKQDFRPYLHPIVAPDGKGILTEYSPGHHKHQTGIYWGYTRVNGRDYFHHPDKDYWRKVSSSVVVAQGDEVKWQTVYDLLDSTGKAVLTETQNWSMREKDGKYLLDLEWNGEAQTDVTIGKYDYGGLFVRMPWKPGINGEVVNAARQKNEKAEGQPAMWVDIAMQVEGRNDLAHIAIFDHPENKGYPQTWRVDGQLGAGPARARKADWHIKKGETEVIRHELVVYSGVLNDVKLTETWEEYSGKKGMYSTAALWAIAQKEGREAKFLSPAEAVAAMTVKDGFKVNVFAAEPMMTQPMAFCWDDKGRLWIAENRDYESRGKGFSNAGDSRILILEDTDKDGVADTRKVFMEGIAFPSAIAVGFDGVFIGAPPNLLFVPDKNGDDKADTEDIQIRLTGWGIRDRHETINSFHWGPDGWLYGLQGFATPSKVGKPKGQGKIYRHNDPFPENIPVEDGVDINGGVWRYHPTRDKFEVVAHGFSNPWGVDYDAKGQLLITACVIPHLWHVIPGGIYHRQGGQHFNPYVYSDIKTIADHSHRSAHGGARVYLSDAFPKAEYGKIFMCNIHEHGILSDILEKKGSGFSGKHGDEFLMANNAQWVGFSMEIGPEGGLYALDWHDADICGSDVLNENTGRVFRVMPKVSQAENWEGRYGDLSKMTDEKLAQLQTSSSEWHVRRARIVLQNRASHKPISADAVSVLNKLYNTAANADHRLRAMWALQITNNLKSADLLAALKDRDEYIRSWAIQFLCEEMKPGEEAIRKFADMARTDPSPVVRLYLASALQRLSPMSRWQIVEGLASHAEDSEDHNIPKMLWYGAEPLVKSDPAKVLKLASASKIPMFAQFSARRAVDADAVDALVASLTIPSPARIHLLEGMRDAIEGRTDIKTPGGWAAVHAKLKQAGGPQAAIASEISQHFGGTEAARNLMATLKNTSLPLVQRQKAIQALATQQRAELLPELPRLLKDDQLRFDALRAVASFDHEPLGKQILSQYATLSKPEKAEAINTLAARPKYGWLLTQAIAKKEIPRNDIAPYIARQLRRVVGSGFVEVWGPIDHVALDEKAYTKYRTLLSDKAIAAGNPAKGRLVFKNTCWPCHKMYGEGGIIGPELTGSNRSNLDYLLGNVLDPSGEIQDDYKMVVITTRDGRTFVGNVAKETERQITLRVVGQDAVVVNKSDVQSREVTPTSMMPSGLFETLSEKEIIDLVTYMRTKTQVQLPK; encoded by the coding sequence ATGAAAGCGTTACCGCTCGTTATTCTTTTGTTTTTATTCAATCTGGGGTTCATTTTTTATAAATCCGAACCGACTCCCGCCACTACGCTGGTAAAAGATGAGGCGTTAAAACTTGTGGCGGATGAACAACAGCAAACCATATCCGTATTCAGAGCGGGTGGGAAAACACCCATTCTGGTACAAAATGTTAAACAAGATTTCCGGCCTTATCTCCATCCCATTGTAGCGCCTGACGGGAAGGGTATCCTCACAGAATACAGTCCGGGGCATCATAAACATCAGACGGGTATTTACTGGGGGTATACCCGCGTCAATGGCCGCGACTATTTCCATCATCCCGACAAGGATTACTGGAGAAAGGTATCTTCCTCTGTAGTAGTGGCGCAGGGTGATGAGGTGAAATGGCAAACCGTTTACGATCTGCTGGATTCCACAGGAAAAGCAGTACTGACTGAAACCCAAAACTGGTCGATGCGTGAAAAGGACGGCAAATATCTGCTGGATCTGGAATGGAATGGGGAAGCACAGACCGACGTTACCATTGGAAAATATGACTACGGAGGGCTTTTTGTAAGAATGCCATGGAAACCGGGTATCAATGGAGAAGTCGTGAATGCCGCCCGGCAGAAAAATGAAAAGGCAGAGGGCCAGCCTGCCATGTGGGTAGACATTGCCATGCAGGTGGAAGGGAGGAATGATCTTGCGCATATTGCCATTTTTGATCATCCTGAAAACAAGGGATATCCGCAAACCTGGCGTGTTGACGGCCAGCTCGGTGCCGGTCCGGCTCGTGCACGTAAAGCCGACTGGCATATTAAAAAAGGCGAAACGGAAGTGATTCGGCATGAGTTGGTTGTTTACTCAGGCGTGCTCAACGATGTGAAACTGACGGAGACCTGGGAGGAATATTCGGGGAAAAAGGGGATGTATTCCACCGCTGCACTTTGGGCTATTGCGCAAAAAGAAGGCAGGGAAGCTAAGTTTCTTTCCCCCGCCGAAGCCGTTGCGGCCATGACAGTCAAGGACGGGTTTAAGGTAAATGTATTTGCAGCTGAACCCATGATGACCCAGCCGATGGCTTTCTGCTGGGATGATAAAGGCAGGCTGTGGATTGCCGAGAACCGCGACTACGAGTCGCGTGGGAAAGGGTTTTCTAATGCAGGTGATAGCAGGATACTCATTCTGGAAGATACCGATAAAGACGGCGTTGCAGATACACGGAAGGTGTTTATGGAGGGTATTGCTTTTCCTTCGGCCATAGCCGTTGGTTTTGATGGTGTGTTTATCGGCGCGCCGCCCAACCTGCTTTTTGTGCCGGATAAGAATGGAGACGATAAGGCAGACACCGAGGATATCCAGATCCGGCTGACGGGCTGGGGAATTCGGGACAGACATGAAACGATCAACAGCTTTCACTGGGGGCCTGACGGCTGGCTGTACGGTTTACAGGGCTTTGCAACGCCATCCAAGGTTGGGAAGCCGAAGGGGCAGGGGAAGATTTACCGACACAATGATCCCTTCCCTGAAAACATTCCGGTGGAAGATGGCGTGGATATCAACGGGGGAGTGTGGCGGTACCATCCCACACGGGATAAGTTTGAGGTAGTGGCACATGGTTTCAGCAATCCATGGGGAGTAGATTACGACGCCAAAGGGCAGCTGCTGATCACGGCCTGTGTGATCCCTCACTTGTGGCACGTGATTCCTGGAGGTATTTATCACCGGCAGGGCGGCCAGCATTTTAACCCATACGTTTACAGTGATATTAAAACAATTGCTGATCATAGCCACCGCTCCGCACATGGTGGGGCGCGGGTATATCTTTCCGATGCCTTCCCCAAAGCCGAATATGGCAAGATATTCATGTGTAACATTCATGAGCATGGGATCCTTTCCGATATCCTGGAAAAGAAAGGTTCTGGGTTCAGCGGGAAACATGGCGATGAGTTCCTGATGGCGAATAATGCCCAGTGGGTAGGTTTCAGCATGGAGATAGGGCCGGAAGGAGGGTTATATGCCCTGGATTGGCACGATGCGGATATATGCGGGTCGGATGTGCTGAACGAGAACACCGGACGGGTTTTCAGGGTGATGCCAAAGGTTTCGCAGGCGGAAAACTGGGAGGGAAGATATGGTGACCTCAGTAAAATGACGGATGAAAAGCTGGCTCAGCTGCAAACCAGCAGCAGCGAATGGCACGTACGGCGAGCGAGGATTGTTTTACAGAACCGCGCTTCACATAAGCCTATTTCGGCGGATGCAGTAAGCGTTTTAAACAAATTGTACAACACAGCTGCCAATGCCGACCACCGTCTGAGGGCCATGTGGGCATTACAGATCACCAATAATCTTAAATCGGCAGATTTGCTGGCTGCACTGAAAGACCGCGACGAGTATATCAGAAGCTGGGCGATACAATTTTTATGCGAAGAGATGAAACCAGGGGAGGAGGCGATCAGGAAATTTGCAGATATGGCCCGAACCGATCCGTCCCCGGTTGTGAGGTTATACCTGGCCAGTGCTTTGCAGCGCCTCAGCCCGATGAGCAGATGGCAGATTGTGGAAGGGCTGGCGTCTCATGCCGAGGATTCGGAAGACCATAACATCCCTAAAATGCTGTGGTATGGCGCCGAACCGCTGGTGAAGTCTGACCCGGCAAAGGTACTTAAGCTCGCGTCAGCCTCTAAGATACCGATGTTCGCGCAGTTCAGTGCGCGGCGGGCTGTTGATGCGGATGCGGTGGATGCATTGGTTGCATCTCTGACGATTCCTTCCCCGGCCCGGATCCATTTGCTGGAAGGTATGCGCGATGCTATTGAAGGCAGGACGGATATTAAGACACCCGGCGGTTGGGCAGCTGTTCATGCGAAATTAAAGCAGGCAGGTGGCCCCCAGGCAGCCATTGCTTCGGAAATAAGTCAGCACTTTGGAGGGACAGAAGCAGCCCGGAATCTGATGGCGACTCTGAAAAATACAAGTTTGCCGTTGGTACAAAGGCAAAAGGCCATCCAGGCACTGGCTACGCAGCAGCGGGCGGAGCTTTTGCCCGAACTCCCCAGGTTGCTAAAGGATGACCAGTTAAGATTTGATGCTTTGCGGGCAGTGGCTTCTTTTGATCATGAGCCACTCGGAAAACAGATACTGTCTCAGTATGCCACCCTTTCAAAACCGGAAAAGGCCGAGGCAATCAACACCCTTGCAGCCCGGCCCAAATATGGATGGTTGCTGACGCAGGCAATCGCCAAAAAGGAAATTCCCAGAAACGATATAGCCCCTTACATAGCGCGACAACTTCGGCGCGTAGTGGGAAGCGGTTTTGTAGAAGTATGGGGGCCTATTGACCATGTAGCCCTGGATGAAAAGGCTTATACCAAATACCGCACTTTACTTTCAGACAAAGCCATAGCCGCGGGTAACCCTGCCAAGGGAAGGCTGGTTTTCAAAAATACCTGCTGGCCCTGTCATAAAATGTATGGTGAGGGGGGGATCATCGGACCGGAGCTAACGGGTTCCAACCGCTCCAATCTGGATTATCTGTTAGGGAATGTGTTGGACCCAAGTGGGGAAATTCAGGATGATTATAAAATGGTGGTTATTACCACCCGTGACGGACGGACTTTTGTAGGTAATGTTGCCAAAGAAACAGAGCGCCAGATTACCCTCCGGGTGGTGGGGCAGGATGCAGTGGTGGTTAACAAGTCGGATGTACAGTCCAGAGAAGTTACACCCACTTCTATGATGCCATCGGGACTTTTTGAAACACTTTCGGAAAAGGAGATCATTGATCTGGTAACCTATATGCGTACGAAAACGCAGGTTCAGTTACCAAAATAA
- a CDS encoding HAD family hydrolase: MDHISVVAFDADDTLWVNEPYFRETEEKFYSLLEDYLPRHTISQELFKTEMDNLPLYGYGVKGFMLSMVETALRVSEGTMDVRVIEKALEYGKELLAKPIEVLEGVEEVLQKLAPRYKLVVATKGDLLDQERKLKKSGIDHYFHHIEIMSDKKVADYKKLIRHLDIGADEFLMIGNSLKSDVLPVLELGGHAVHVPYHITWVHEHIEHNVHHENFRQCSQIRDILPFLVR, translated from the coding sequence ATGGACCATATTTCCGTTGTTGCATTCGACGCCGACGACACCCTTTGGGTGAACGAACCTTACTTCCGGGAAACGGAGGAGAAATTTTACAGCCTGCTGGAAGACTACCTGCCCCGGCATACCATTTCACAGGAGCTTTTCAAAACAGAGATGGATAACCTGCCTTTATACGGATATGGTGTGAAGGGATTCATGCTCAGCATGGTGGAAACGGCACTGAGGGTAAGCGAAGGAACCATGGACGTACGTGTGATTGAAAAAGCGCTGGAATATGGGAAGGAACTACTGGCGAAGCCGATTGAAGTGCTGGAAGGTGTGGAGGAGGTACTTCAAAAATTAGCGCCCCGTTACAAACTCGTAGTGGCCACAAAAGGCGATTTGCTGGACCAGGAGCGGAAACTTAAAAAATCAGGTATTGATCATTACTTCCACCACATCGAAATCATGTCCGACAAAAAGGTGGCGGATTATAAAAAGCTGATCCGGCATTTGGACATCGGTGCCGATGAGTTTCTGATGATCGGAAATTCGCTTAAATCGGACGTGCTGCCCGTGCTTGAACTGGGGGGGCATGCCGTGCACGTCCCTTATCACATCACCTGGGTACACGAGCATATTGAGCATAACGTGCATCATGAGAATTTTCGTCAGTGTAGCCAAATCAGAGATATCCTCCCTTTTTTAGTAAGGTAA
- a CDS encoding M56 family metallopeptidase, translating to MYFTFLNQPGYQKFIQAVCLTFLHSIWQGMLLAILTGLVLMFSARSRPVIRYNLFCFLLLLFFGVNGYTFYSLYADATESVSAAQEVPGSAIFPHSQHDILAGYLPQQSFLMEIIQRVMQWCNDHSVWIVSLWLVVFLVKTIQAGTGLVYVNRITRSKTHAADVAWLERLEVLKHKLGISRNIVLLESEIVTVPMVAGFLKPVILLPIALVSHLPVSQVEAILLHELAHIRREDYFINLVQTFSENIFFFNPAVLWLSDLIRQEREHCCDDLAVSQMENKSVLVNALVGFQEYNLTTHQAALAFPGSRMGKTGNHLLTRIKRIIYNNNKSLNAMEKLFVTASLLVSAMLPVAISPSQQSAEPSNVITATIKPITAQLAVDVVPRYLNDTLPKRGVTRYGDKSTYEITREDKHYEIEEINGKITSLTIDGKQIAEDKIETYDKEITPILEDIKIHQKEAEAHRFEAEQRREEAETHRIEAEKFRAEADQLRENAEVQRQRAEEYRIQADDMKMAAEDMRKSVEKESIRSQKFREEAALLRIKAEDSRKHAEQARKDAEVIRLQAEEHREIAEIHRKEAERHRIQAEKDRVVYEKMQEELIQDLIKEGIVKDRNNVSYKLSNDELIVNGVKQPAAIHQKFKARFVKENKQAVFSSK from the coding sequence ATGTACTTTACATTTTTAAACCAGCCCGGTTACCAGAAGTTCATCCAGGCCGTTTGTCTGACCTTTCTACATTCAATATGGCAGGGAATGCTGCTGGCTATTTTAACCGGGCTGGTTTTGATGTTCAGTGCCCGAAGTCGTCCCGTAATACGTTATAACCTGTTCTGCTTCTTGCTTTTGCTGTTTTTTGGAGTGAATGGATACACGTTTTACAGTTTGTATGCAGATGCGACCGAAAGCGTATCTGCTGCTCAGGAAGTACCAGGATCGGCCATTTTTCCTCACAGCCAGCACGATATCCTGGCAGGCTATCTGCCTCAGCAATCATTTCTGATGGAAATTATCCAACGTGTAATGCAATGGTGCAATGACCATTCTGTCTGGATCGTATCTCTGTGGCTTGTTGTTTTTTTGGTGAAAACAATCCAGGCGGGTACCGGGCTGGTCTATGTGAATCGTATCACCCGCTCCAAAACGCACGCCGCGGATGTAGCCTGGCTGGAAAGGCTGGAGGTATTGAAACATAAGCTGGGGATCAGCCGTAATATTGTTTTGCTTGAATCGGAAATCGTTACGGTTCCCATGGTCGCGGGATTTTTGAAACCCGTCATTTTGTTGCCTATTGCGCTGGTCAGTCATTTGCCTGTGAGCCAGGTTGAAGCTATCCTCCTGCACGAATTGGCCCATATTCGTCGGGAAGATTATTTCATAAATCTGGTACAGACCTTCTCGGAGAATATTTTTTTCTTCAACCCTGCGGTGCTTTGGCTGTCTGACCTGATCAGACAGGAAAGGGAACATTGCTGTGATGACCTGGCGGTGTCTCAGATGGAAAACAAATCGGTACTGGTGAATGCGCTGGTTGGGTTTCAGGAGTACAACCTGACGACTCACCAGGCTGCGCTGGCCTTTCCTGGAAGTAGGATGGGTAAAACGGGGAATCATCTCTTGACCCGTATCAAACGAATTATTTACAACAACAATAAATCTTTAAATGCCATGGAAAAATTATTTGTAACTGCAAGCCTACTCGTATCGGCAATGTTGCCCGTCGCGATTTCTCCGTCACAGCAATCCGCTGAACCAAGCAATGTCATAACCGCAACTATTAAACCCATTACGGCACAGCTTGCTGTGGACGTTGTCCCCCGGTATCTTAATGATACGCTGCCCAAAAGGGGTGTAACGAGATACGGCGACAAAAGTACTTATGAAATCACCCGTGAGGATAAACACTATGAAATTGAGGAGATTAACGGGAAAATCACATCGTTGACTATTGATGGAAAACAGATAGCCGAGGATAAGATTGAAACTTACGACAAGGAGATTACACCGATCCTGGAGGATATTAAAATTCACCAGAAGGAAGCGGAAGCTCATCGTTTTGAAGCAGAACAGAGAAGGGAAGAAGCTGAGACACATCGTATAGAGGCAGAAAAGTTCAGAGCGGAAGCGGATCAGCTGAGGGAGAATGCGGAGGTGCAGCGACAACGGGCCGAGGAGTACAGAATTCAGGCTGATGACATGAAAATGGCGGCAGAAGATATGCGCAAGAGTGTAGAAAAGGAAAGCATCCGTAGCCAGAAATTCAGAGAAGAAGCGGCACTTTTGCGTATAAAAGCGGAGGATTCAAGAAAGCATGCAGAACAGGCGCGGAAGGATGCCGAGGTCATTCGTCTACAGGCGGAGGAACATAGGGAAATAGCCGAAATTCATCGTAAAGAAGCTGAAAGACACAGAATCCAGGCTGAAAAGGATCGGGTGGTTTATGAAAAAATGCAGGAAGAGCTGATACAGGATCTAATCAAGGAGGGAATCGTAAAAGATCGTAATAACGTTTCTTATAAACTTAGCAATGATGAATTGATCGTGAACGGGGTAAAACAGCCTGCGGCAATACATCAAAAGTTTAAGGCTCGGTTTGTCAAGGAGAATAAGCAGGCAGTTTTTAGTTCAAAGTAG
- a CDS encoding BlaI/MecI/CopY family transcriptional regulator: MEPTKSELEILQVLWQHGPSTVRFVNNILNEETRPVQYSSTLKLMQIMVDKGILDRDESVMKHIYSPVEEEGKTKNQLLEKFVDSMYHGSASSLVMQLFGNKKTSKEDLDEIKAFLKKLEE; this comes from the coding sequence ATGGAACCTACAAAATCGGAATTGGAAATATTACAGGTATTGTGGCAGCATGGCCCGTCGACGGTCAGGTTTGTTAATAATATTTTAAATGAGGAAACGCGTCCGGTTCAGTACTCTTCGACACTTAAGCTGATGCAGATTATGGTTGATAAGGGAATATTGGACAGAGATGAAAGCGTGATGAAACATATTTACAGCCCGGTGGAGGAAGAAGGTAAAACCAAAAATCAGCTTTTGGAAAAATTTGTGGATTCGATGTATCATGGTTCCGCATCCAGCCTTGTCATGCAGCTTTTTGGTAACAAAAAAACGTCAAAAGAAGACCTTGACGAGATTAAGGCATTCCTGAAAAAACTGGAAGAATAA
- a CDS encoding exo-alpha-sialidase → MNMLKCQNVTQYFIALTLLCAGHAVAQTGSIYEPVRYIGGEIANPNLQDGALRYAIGTENRQTLRANRTHPEMADGFGWTYNHASNLAYWNGKFYQQYLSNPVDEHIKPGQTLLMVSANGRDWNKPEVIFPPYQAPPGVQFPKGYDGYMMHQRMGFYVAPDGRLLTVAFYGHTEDPFKEGGIGRVVREIYKNGTYGPIYFIRYSSHADWNESNTSYPFYKKSPDAGFVKACEALLSDKLKTRQWWDEDRGLDGFYGKTDTTHQERIEALSYFHRADGKVVGLYKFSYASLSADEGKIWSAPVKVPSLIMPGGKNWGQRTKDGRYAMSFNPIATQEYRYPLIITTSDDGVIFDHLLVVHGEVPPRRFFGRWKDFGPCYVRGIAEGNGIPDGNNMWLTYTVNKEDAWVSRIPLPVRYKVTGPVKDNFNHLKPGGDIIDWNIYAPKWAPVDIANFPSDANKSLILKDSDPYDYARAIRVFQEGTQATISFSIFARQTSGELEVDITDRHGSRPVRIGLDEKGKLVAFNGVEKVFLPGYEEGKWYTFKIVVRTENKGSYDLYLNNKLVLEKAMLSEAVKSVERISFRTGKYRNKPDRSTPNETPEPPLPGADEQVSESAFYIDDVVISSAK, encoded by the coding sequence ATGAACATGTTAAAATGTCAGAATGTAACCCAATATTTTATAGCACTAACGCTACTCTGTGCCGGACATGCTGTTGCACAAACCGGCAGTATCTACGAACCGGTAAGATACATAGGTGGAGAAATTGCCAATCCTAATTTGCAGGACGGGGCTTTACGATATGCCATAGGCACGGAAAACAGGCAAACCCTCAGGGCAAACCGCACACATCCTGAAATGGCCGACGGCTTTGGATGGACTTATAATCATGCGTCCAATCTGGCTTACTGGAACGGTAAATTTTACCAGCAGTACCTCAGCAATCCCGTAGATGAGCACATTAAGCCAGGCCAGACACTACTCATGGTTTCAGCCAATGGCCGTGACTGGAATAAGCCTGAAGTAATTTTCCCTCCCTATCAGGCCCCGCCAGGTGTGCAGTTCCCGAAAGGATACGACGGTTATATGATGCATCAGCGAATGGGATTTTACGTCGCTCCAGACGGCAGATTACTCACGGTGGCGTTTTACGGACATACCGAAGATCCGTTTAAGGAAGGAGGGATTGGCCGGGTAGTGCGGGAGATTTATAAAAACGGGACATACGGGCCGATCTATTTCATCAGATATTCCAGCCATGCCGACTGGAATGAAAGTAATACCTCCTACCCTTTTTATAAAAAATCACCCGATGCAGGATTTGTCAAAGCCTGTGAAGCATTACTTTCCGACAAGCTAAAAACCCGCCAGTGGTGGGACGAAGACAGAGGACTGGATGGATTTTATGGAAAAACAGATACAACCCATCAGGAGCGTATTGAGGCGCTCTCCTACTTCCACCGCGCCGACGGCAAAGTGGTGGGACTGTACAAATTCTCCTACGCAAGCCTGTCGGCCGATGAAGGAAAAATCTGGTCGGCGCCTGTGAAGGTACCCTCACTCATTATGCCCGGAGGGAAAAACTGGGGGCAGCGAACCAAAGACGGCAGGTATGCCATGAGTTTCAACCCTATAGCCACCCAGGAATACAGGTATCCGCTGATCATTACCACAAGTGACGATGGTGTTATTTTTGACCATTTGCTGGTTGTACATGGCGAAGTGCCGCCCAGACGTTTTTTTGGAAGATGGAAAGATTTCGGCCCTTGTTATGTCCGTGGTATCGCGGAAGGCAATGGGATTCCTGACGGCAACAACATGTGGCTTACCTACACGGTGAACAAGGAAGATGCCTGGGTCAGCCGGATTCCTTTACCAGTACGATATAAAGTTACCGGCCCGGTGAAGGACAATTTTAATCATCTGAAACCAGGCGGAGATATCATCGATTGGAATATTTATGCACCCAAATGGGCGCCGGTTGATATCGCCAATTTCCCATCCGATGCCAATAAAAGTTTGATATTAAAAGATAGCGATCCTTATGATTATGCCAGGGCTATCCGCGTTTTTCAGGAGGGTACTCAAGCCACAATCAGTTTCAGTATTTTTGCCAGACAAACTTCCGGAGAGCTTGAAGTAGACATTACTGACAGACATGGCAGCAGGCCGGTCAGAATAGGACTTGATGAAAAAGGGAAACTGGTGGCTTTCAATGGTGTGGAGAAGGTATTTCTTCCAGGATATGAGGAAGGAAAATGGTATACCTTTAAAATTGTTGTGCGTACAGAAAATAAAGGCAGTTATGACCTGTACCTCAATAACAAACTGGTTTTGGAAAAAGCCATGCTTTCGGAAGCTGTAAAATCCGTTGAGCGGATATCTTTCCGAACCGGGAAATACCGTAATAAGCCGGATCGCTCCACACCGAACGAAACCCCGGAGCCACCCCTGCCCGGAGCAGACGAGCAGGTAAGTGAGTCAGCCTTTTATATTGACGATGTAGTGATTAGTAGTGCGAAGTAG
- a CDS encoding sugar phosphate isomerase/epimerase family protein: MENQDITRRQFLGTSSLAAAGLALFSGSAFGMPAYIKNLGKPNSLFKGVQVGVISYSWRSMPSSAEQVLQYCVDSNISAIELMGPSGESFAGAPVAPSRPGGRQELTAEQKAEQAEYLVKLAEWRAKVPMDKFVQLGKMYKDAGVKIYAFKPSALGANNTDAEVDYAFRAAKAMGANQANIELPNDPAQTKRLGDIAARNKVYVGYHGHTQQTPTWWDVALGQSKYNAMNFDMGHYVAAGFDPIELIQAKHSHIVSMHVKDRKSKANGGANVPWGTGDTPIIGALQLMRDKKYKFPATIELEYDIPAGSDAVKETAKCVEYARKALGA, encoded by the coding sequence ATGGAAAATCAAGATATCACCAGGCGCCAGTTTCTGGGAACCTCTTCCCTTGCCGCAGCAGGTTTGGCACTGTTTTCGGGATCTGCTTTTGGTATGCCTGCCTACATAAAAAATCTCGGCAAGCCTAATTCTCTTTTTAAAGGTGTTCAGGTGGGAGTCATCAGTTATTCCTGGAGAAGTATGCCAAGCAGTGCCGAGCAGGTTCTTCAGTACTGTGTCGATAGCAACATCAGTGCCATAGAACTTATGGGGCCTTCGGGTGAGTCCTTTGCAGGAGCGCCTGTGGCTCCATCAAGGCCAGGCGGACGGCAGGAGCTGACAGCCGAGCAAAAAGCGGAACAAGCCGAATACCTGGTTAAGCTGGCCGAATGGCGGGCCAAAGTCCCAATGGACAAATTTGTGCAGCTTGGGAAAATGTATAAAGATGCCGGTGTGAAGATTTATGCCTTTAAACCTTCGGCACTTGGTGCTAATAATACGGACGCCGAGGTAGATTATGCATTTCGGGCAGCCAAAGCCATGGGGGCCAACCAGGCTAATATAGAACTGCCGAATGATCCGGCACAAACGAAACGTCTGGGTGATATTGCCGCCAGAAACAAGGTTTATGTAGGATACCACGGGCACACCCAGCAAACACCGACCTGGTGGGATGTGGCACTTGGACAGTCAAAATACAATGCGATGAATTTTGATATGGGCCATTATGTTGCTGCCGGTTTTGATCCCATCGAGCTGATCCAGGCCAAGCATAGCCATATCGTGAGCATGCACGTAAAGGACCGAAAGTCCAAAGCTAACGGAGGTGCCAATGTACCCTGGGGAACAGGAGACACGCCGATCATTGGAGCACTTCAGTTAATGAGAGACAAAAAATATAAGTTTCCAGCTACTATCGAACTGGAGTATGATATTCCGGCTGGTTCGGATGCTGTGAAAGAAACAGCCAAGTGTGTAGAGTATGCCCGCAAAGCTTTGGGGGCATAA